Part of the Siniperca chuatsi isolate FFG_IHB_CAS linkage group LG6, ASM2008510v1, whole genome shotgun sequence genome, tctttctttctgtaccCAATGCGTCGCATTAGCCTTGCGAGCTAACAGTTCGTAACTgatgaaataaagcaaatataCAGCTTTTGTGTTGGGTCTGGGTGTCAAATTTGGCAGGACCAGTCAAACTGGGTCCTAAAGAAACATCTTCTGGCCGGGTTTGAGTCTCAGTGTCAGGCCAGTGCAGAACTTTACTGAATCTCAGCTTTTGCAATGAATCCTGGGTATTGTAGGAACTGCAGAAACAAATCGGAGCTTAACTGTAATCATAAATATGTactttttctgtcagtttctgATTTTTGCTTCTATACATTCAAGCTTGGCCCAAAGTTCACGATCAAATCAGTGGAGTATTCCTTTATTATAATGTTAGTGTGATGGTTAACGGTGGCAGCAgttagctgtgtgtgtatgttttttggGGCCACAAACACAATCCAGTTCAGGGCCAGGAGGAGCCTGAGGCCCtggtataaataaagtttccaTTATCAGTCGGTCTCATACTTTTGTTCCTCTGGGCTTCAGTGTTCAGACAGACGGAAGAGGAGAGCCACCAAAGAAGAAGACCTATCCTCCACGATGCAGAGCTGGGGAAAGATGGGAGGAGGAGTCTCAATGGGAGTCGAGTTCATCAGCAGGcttcccctcccccctcctgcctcctctgctGTTTCCACATCTCTACAGCGAgtctgccgccgccgccgccaccgccaccgccaccgccaccgccaccgccctACATGATGCTGCACTTCCCCTTCAGCTTGTCGGCTCGTTTCTGTTTTCCCGAGCGCTTGCCGTCGATGCTCAGGCTCATGTCCCTCTTCTTCTCCAGGGCCAGCAGCTCCTGGAACAGTTCCTTCACATTGGAGTTCGTCTTGGCCGACGTCTCCATGAAGGCACACTTCCAGGCGGCGGCCTGAGCCTCGCCCTCCTTCGTCTCCAACTCACGCTGGGCCGTCTCGTCACTTTTGTTGCCCACGAGCATGATGGGAATGGACTCCACGGTGCCTTTGATGGCCAGAACCTGGAGGGACACGGGATCAAGTCAGTCAGGACTGTACGTCTGTGGAGGCCCTGAAGTTACAACATCTCTAGAAAATGCAGCTTTACAGCTCTCAAACTTCACATCCAGTCCTTTTCAAAAAATTATTCCAGTCCTCTGGATGAATCCAGACACACGTTTATAGTTTTCACTTTGTAACCAATAATTCTGCTACAAGCCTTTTTGACATTCTGTTTGTAGATAAAGAGAaattgatgaaaaataaagtgaagaAAGTACACCCCTTTGTTTTACTGGTTCTTAACTGTAACTGATGCATATTTTATCAGTATCTTAGGAACCTCAAAGCTCATCTGTATGTAGAAAACCAGACCAGCTCACATTTAGAGATAATAGCTACATTTCTGTGATACCTTAAATGACTTACTTCTTCTCTCTTATGTGTAATTATATTTAGTGACTGCTAACATGTAGGTTTTCAGTTAAGATGATCATGAGAAACTGCTGAAAAGTCACATCTGACAGcgaaaggggcaatatgtaagaactGAGACGACTGTCCACctgaattcatactccaaatagATAGTGGGCAGCAAATcccatatcaggtcataactgctgctaactgcttttagctagttagctcagttagccgtgcatcTAACTTAGCAGTTctgactgagcaccagaacTGGACCGGGCAAGCGTGCAGCAGAccgggaccgaacacagccgcagagaccgacggaggccagtttgacgacaatacagaatacagtaccgaggtgatttacagcggctccgaccaggacgAAGACACGGCGGCttcaggcggggacaggagaggcatCAAGCGGGAGAGCAGCAAGAGGAAGGTCGGGCATGGGATAACAGAGCAGGAGGGTTTCCTTCTATCTCGTACAAATCAACGTCTTAATATTTCTCTCCCATAGACTTGCACTGAATTGATTCTCAAAAATACGGGAAAAAAGCGCGTCCCGTATCagttaaatacttttactttccAATTATGGGATTCCATATTTTACGGGACGGTTGGCAACACtagttggaacagtttaaagacttaACCAAGACCGTTTCGGtgagttttgtttctgtcgagtttaaatgaagtgtgttttacgatgagttaacaaggcaatcaGGCTCGTAATAGTTCGTGAAAGAGAGAAACGGGAATTCAGATGGTGAAATGGAAAacaggtgtaagaatatttccttcttgacattttgtgagtttattttgtttatttattagactaaaaaaagcttagagagcttgtgtaacggatttgcatttcaaattaaatgtccCACAGTATACAAGACCACATACACATCAGGGGTTCAGCGTTTTATAGCGGAGGCACACCACCTTACCTGAAATAAAGACCACCACTGCTAACATCAGAAGAAATAATTGCacttttgtgaaataaaacatgaaccTTGAGGGAAAAAGTGCCATACTGCGACTGTTAGACTGTCATCTAGAAATGAAATTAAAGACAGTGACCTGTTGGTATATGGGTTTGAGCTCCTCCAGTGATTGGCGGCTGGTGATGGAGTAGACCAGGATGAAGGCGTGGCCCTTGGAGATGGAAAGGCGCTGCATGGCGGGAAACTGGTGACTTCCTGTTGTGTCTGTGATCTGCAGCGTGCAGACGCTCTTATCACAGCTGATCACCTGCAGAGACACCACAGAGAGAACATCAGGTACTGATCAATAATTAAACAAGTCAGTTATTACCAAATCAAGAGTTCAGATGACACAACACAGTTTTAGATCAGGTGGGAAGGTCAGAAAAAAGATCACCACAgtgtttaataaaaaatagttttaataacCGAGTCCGTGTCCTACCTGTCTGTACGTGTCCTCTACAGTGGGGATGTAGGTGTCTCTGAAGGTGCCTTTGACAAACCGAAGGACCAACGAGCTCTTCCCCACCCCGCCGGCTCCGAACACTACCACCCGGTAGTCGTTACTCTGCTCGGGCATTCTGGGAGTTGGAGTCCGCCTGCTGCTCTGGATAGCTGACCTGAATGCTGAGgaa contains:
- the diras1a gene encoding GTP-binding protein Di-Ras1a → MPEQSNDYRVVVFGAGGVGKSSLVLRFVKGTFRDTYIPTVEDTYRQVISCDKSVCTLQITDTTGSHQFPAMQRLSISKGHAFILVYSITSRQSLEELKPIYQQVLAIKGTVESIPIMLVGNKSDETAQRELETKEGEAQAAAWKCAFMETSAKTNSNVKELFQELLALEKKRDMSLSIDGKRSGKQKRADKLKGKCSIM